The Lacipirellula parvula genome window below encodes:
- a CDS encoding Ldh family oxidoreductase: protein MPLVDAAAAESYIGSLFERLGTPERSAQLVANHLVESSLLGHDSHGIMRTVQYCAAIERGDLITDAQLEIVRESAAGAVLDGRWAFGQVAAAEAMQLAMSKAAKCGVGTVTLRNCNHTGRLGAYTATAANAGMVAMMMVNAGGGYQSVVPFGGRERRLATNPLSLAAPSGGEFPLVLDIATSMAPEGKIRVYKQRNAALPSGWIVDANGEPSTNPNDLYADPPGAILPFGGEVGHKGYGLAFMVDVLAGALTEAGCCRAGEIVARDGSLLIAIDVRHFSSEDIFSGHVRGLIAHIKSCPPAPGYDEVFVPGEMEYRTAQLRRKEGIHVEEEAWNGIEAIGDRLGATRISYLRN, encoded by the coding sequence ATGCCGCTTGTAGACGCCGCCGCCGCCGAGTCGTACATCGGTTCCCTTTTCGAACGATTGGGAACGCCCGAGCGCAGCGCGCAGCTCGTAGCCAATCATCTTGTGGAGTCCAGCCTGCTAGGCCATGACTCGCATGGCATCATGCGCACCGTCCAGTACTGCGCTGCCATCGAGCGGGGCGACTTGATCACGGACGCGCAGTTGGAAATCGTTCGCGAATCCGCAGCTGGCGCCGTCCTCGATGGACGATGGGCTTTTGGGCAGGTTGCCGCGGCCGAAGCGATGCAGCTCGCCATGAGCAAAGCCGCTAAGTGCGGCGTCGGCACGGTAACGTTGCGCAACTGCAATCACACCGGTCGCCTGGGCGCCTACACGGCGACGGCTGCCAATGCCGGCATGGTCGCCATGATGATGGTGAACGCGGGCGGGGGGTATCAGTCCGTCGTACCCTTCGGCGGTCGCGAGCGGCGACTCGCCACCAATCCGTTGTCACTGGCTGCTCCGTCTGGCGGCGAATTTCCGCTCGTGCTCGATATTGCGACCAGCATGGCGCCCGAGGGGAAAATCCGCGTCTACAAGCAACGCAATGCCGCGCTGCCGAGCGGTTGGATTGTCGACGCCAATGGCGAGCCGTCGACAAATCCAAATGATCTCTACGCCGATCCGCCCGGCGCCATCCTGCCTTTCGGCGGAGAAGTCGGGCACAAAGGGTATGGACTGGCGTTCATGGTCGACGTTCTCGCCGGCGCGCTGACAGAAGCTGGTTGCTGTCGAGCAGGCGAGATCGTCGCACGCGACGGTTCGTTGCTCATAGCGATCGACGTGAGGCATTTCTCAAGCGAAGACATTTTCAGCGGCCATGTCAGGGGCTTGATCGCGCACATCAAATCCTGTCCTCCCGCTCCGGGATACGACGAGGTCTTCGTACCAGGAGAGATGGAGTATCGCACGGCGCAACTTCGTCGTAAGGAAGGGATTCACGTCGAAGAAGAGGCGTGGAACGGAATCGAAGCGATTGGCGATCGGCTAGGCGCGACTCGCATTTCGTATCTTCGCAATTGA
- a CDS encoding RNA polymerase sigma factor, translating into MTDPVIFAAHFQDAYRRLTLVAAGVTGERQAAEDIVQEAAIVAFEKVEQFQPGSKFSAWMAEIVRRCALNYRRKVQHRRTYAADPAIIAEVQGDATVDKRSPIARNGGELVPDQTAFDDEVSSALQTLSVEARSCLMLRVIENLTYAEISELLGIPEGTAMSHVHRSKSALRKHLSESPKMTRQQR; encoded by the coding sequence ATGACGGACCCCGTTATTTTTGCTGCGCACTTCCAGGATGCGTATCGTCGACTGACGCTTGTTGCGGCAGGCGTCACGGGAGAACGCCAGGCTGCTGAAGACATCGTGCAAGAAGCCGCGATCGTCGCGTTCGAAAAGGTTGAACAATTCCAACCAGGCTCCAAGTTTTCTGCATGGATGGCGGAAATCGTGCGACGCTGCGCCTTGAACTATCGGCGAAAAGTTCAGCATCGGCGAACGTACGCCGCCGATCCGGCGATCATCGCGGAAGTGCAAGGCGACGCTACCGTCGACAAGCGATCGCCGATTGCCCGCAACGGCGGCGAGTTGGTTCCCGATCAGACCGCTTTCGACGACGAAGTTTCCAGCGCCTTGCAAACTCTCAGCGTCGAGGCTCGCTCTTGTTTGATGCTGCGAGTCATTGAGAATTTAACGTATGCAGAGATCTCGGAACTGCTCGGCATCCCGGAAGGCACGGCCATGAGCCACGTCCACCGGAGTAAGTCGGCGCTCAGAAAACATCTCTCCGAATCGCCTAAGATGACGCGCCAGCAGCGCTAG
- a CDS encoding PQQ-dependent sugar dehydrogenase: MRQNSACFALIGSIVALLLRSEGAAQPYTTPIAKGAISVRLEPVATGMAAPDYAISPPDDASRLFVVEQRGLLRIIQNGALLPGAALDVSGRVSPPFVAGNANDERGLLGLAFHPGFNDSASVGYHTLYTYGSEPIPAGTAPTFVAPNNAAQAYKNVVNEWKISAADPNVIDPASRREVVSFGKNAGNHNGGTLAFGPDGYMYIGLGDGGNANDTGTSHIEPGGNSQNLSTPLGKMLRIDPVNPALTSTSVDAVSGNAQYRLPATNPFQGANQLREIYAYGFRNPYRFAFDTANGELILADVGQNNIEEINRVTLGGNYGWAVKEGTFLFNRSNGTIGAPPGNNSPGSPAGMIDPIQGTLGTLQYDHGDGISITGGFVYRGSAIPQLVGKYVFGDLALRGTPVRADGRLFYADLTTGVINEFRIPQFANDQLPNGLTVHGFGEDGAGELYALVTNTPANGAGGIVYKFAAVPEPAALLLACWAGLAATLARGQRRL; encoded by the coding sequence ATGCGCCAGAACAGTGCATGCTTTGCGTTAATCGGGTCGATTGTTGCTCTTCTGCTGCGAAGCGAGGGGGCGGCTCAGCCTTACACAACCCCGATTGCGAAGGGAGCGATCTCCGTACGGCTGGAGCCAGTCGCCACTGGAATGGCGGCCCCGGACTACGCGATTAGTCCGCCGGATGATGCTTCAAGACTATTTGTCGTCGAACAGCGTGGTCTGCTGCGAATCATTCAGAACGGCGCGCTACTGCCTGGCGCCGCGCTCGACGTCAGCGGCAGAGTGAGTCCGCCATTCGTTGCCGGCAACGCGAACGACGAGCGAGGTCTGTTGGGGCTGGCGTTTCATCCTGGTTTCAACGACAGCGCCAGCGTCGGCTACCACACGCTCTACACGTATGGGAGCGAACCGATCCCAGCTGGAACGGCTCCTACGTTCGTCGCGCCGAACAACGCGGCGCAGGCCTACAAGAACGTCGTCAATGAATGGAAGATCAGCGCGGCGGACCCCAACGTCATTGATCCAGCGTCTCGCCGCGAAGTCGTCTCCTTCGGCAAGAACGCCGGCAATCACAACGGCGGCACGCTCGCTTTTGGGCCCGACGGGTACATGTACATCGGACTCGGTGACGGCGGAAACGCCAACGACACGGGCACCAGCCACATCGAACCGGGGGGGAACTCGCAGAACCTCTCGACGCCGCTCGGCAAAATGCTGCGCATCGATCCAGTGAACCCCGCGCTGACTTCGACCAGCGTCGACGCCGTCAGCGGCAACGCCCAATATCGCTTGCCAGCGACGAATCCGTTTCAAGGGGCGAATCAGCTGCGCGAGATTTACGCCTACGGATTTCGCAACCCCTATCGCTTCGCCTTCGACACAGCGAACGGCGAGTTGATCTTGGCCGACGTCGGGCAGAACAACATCGAAGAAATCAATCGCGTGACGCTCGGCGGGAACTATGGCTGGGCTGTGAAGGAAGGGACGTTTTTGTTCAATCGCTCGAACGGAACCATCGGCGCGCCTCCGGGAAATAACAGTCCCGGCTCGCCCGCTGGCATGATCGATCCGATCCAGGGAACGCTTGGAACCCTGCAATACGATCATGGCGACGGCATCTCGATCACCGGCGGATTCGTTTATCGAGGCTCAGCTATTCCCCAACTCGTCGGCAAATACGTTTTCGGCGACCTCGCGTTACGCGGCACGCCCGTTCGCGCCGACGGCCGGCTGTTCTACGCCGATTTGACGACGGGCGTGATCAACGAGTTCCGCATTCCACAGTTCGCCAATGACCAGCTGCCCAACGGCCTGACGGTTCATGGATTTGGCGAAGACGGCGCAGGCGAACTCTACGCGCTTGTTACGAACACTCCCGCCAATGGGGCTGGTGGCATCGTCTACAAGTTCGCAGCTGTGCCAGAGCCTGCTGCATTGCTACTTGCCTGCTGGGCGGGACTTGCGGCAACGCTTGCACGAGGCCAGCGGCGACTTTGA